One stretch of Desulfomonile tiedjei DNA includes these proteins:
- a CDS encoding 4Fe-4S binding protein has protein sequence MRFQRLTQAVTLTIFVVLMALAAYPFDEGLLAEFFLRLDPLITVGTSVATRELSAYFIPGFVFLALVLLMGRFFCGHICPMGTTLDVLQVPLGPRRKPSVKRNSYEATVRFRSWKYLGLAAIMFAALGGISLVFLGSPLSLVTRFYALVLYPLLLLTGDSAFQWVRPLLADSWLPGAAYIQIPQKVFATNLFVAMLFIGVAALAYAQPRFWCRNLCPAGALMGLLARSPLFRRRVDDSCNGCGRCIRECPTAAISEDPTRTAYSDCIVCLRCVEVCPESAVRFSGIRRSGEVPRTVDLTRRGILLGMGSGLLTAGLFRTSISQPRALGTERVLVPEDLIRPPGALPEPDFLTRCIRCGECMKACPTNTLQPVWLKAGLEGLFSPVMIPRLAACAVHCNVCGKVCPTGAIRDLLLVEKNHAKVGTAWIVRQNCLVWEQDKKCLICDEVCPYNALSFQAVPGLHNAAPFVLENRCTGCGWCENKCPVEGASAIRVNVIGELRLAKGSYVEKARDYGLIFKAKDNSADRLAPGTFDVPQQELDAQPLSESPNSSETGLPPGFIVK, from the coding sequence ATGCGATTTCAACGACTTACGCAGGCCGTCACACTTACGATCTTCGTGGTGCTGATGGCCTTGGCCGCGTACCCTTTCGATGAAGGCCTGCTTGCGGAATTCTTTCTGCGCTTGGACCCGCTGATTACCGTGGGCACAAGCGTAGCTACCCGCGAACTTTCAGCCTATTTCATCCCCGGATTCGTCTTTTTGGCACTGGTCCTCTTGATGGGCAGGTTCTTCTGCGGGCACATTTGCCCGATGGGCACGACGCTGGACGTGCTGCAAGTCCCTCTCGGTCCCAGGAGAAAGCCTTCCGTCAAAAGGAATTCCTATGAAGCCACGGTGCGATTCCGCTCGTGGAAATATCTGGGCCTCGCTGCGATCATGTTCGCTGCTCTGGGCGGCATATCATTGGTGTTTCTCGGGTCTCCGCTGTCGTTGGTGACTCGCTTTTACGCACTCGTTCTTTACCCCTTGCTTCTTCTGACGGGTGATTCGGCTTTCCAGTGGGTTCGCCCCTTGCTTGCCGATTCATGGTTGCCCGGCGCGGCGTATATTCAAATTCCTCAGAAAGTATTTGCCACGAATTTATTCGTGGCGATGCTTTTCATAGGTGTCGCTGCCCTGGCATACGCTCAACCCAGGTTCTGGTGCAGGAATCTCTGTCCCGCCGGAGCGTTGATGGGCTTGTTGGCCAGGTCACCTCTTTTTAGGCGCCGAGTTGATGATTCCTGCAACGGTTGTGGACGCTGTATCCGAGAATGCCCCACAGCAGCCATATCCGAGGATCCGACAAGGACCGCATATTCCGATTGTATCGTCTGCTTGCGATGCGTAGAGGTTTGTCCGGAATCGGCCGTCAGGTTCTCCGGTATCCGGCGGTCCGGCGAGGTTCCACGGACGGTGGACCTGACCAGACGCGGTATTTTGTTGGGCATGGGGTCAGGACTATTGACAGCAGGGCTTTTCCGGACGTCTATTAGCCAACCCAGAGCCCTGGGCACGGAGAGGGTACTGGTTCCGGAGGATCTCATACGCCCGCCAGGCGCTCTACCCGAACCGGACTTCCTCACACGGTGCATTCGTTGCGGTGAGTGTATGAAAGCCTGTCCCACTAACACGCTTCAACCCGTGTGGCTCAAAGCCGGCTTAGAAGGGCTGTTCAGCCCCGTGATGATCCCCAGGCTGGCTGCTTGTGCGGTTCACTGCAATGTCTGCGGTAAAGTATGCCCTACTGGAGCGATTCGAGATCTTCTGCTCGTTGAAAAAAATCATGCCAAGGTGGGTACGGCGTGGATAGTGAGGCAGAACTGCCTCGTGTGGGAACAAGACAAGAAGTGCCTCATTTGCGATGAGGTTTGTCCGTACAATGCTCTGTCTTTTCAGGCGGTTCCAGGGCTGCACAATGCCGCGCCCTTTGTCCTGGAGAACCGATGCACCGGATGCGGGTGGTGTGAGAATAAATGCCCCGTCGAAGGCGCCTCCGCCATCAGGGTGAACGTTATCGGTGAACTGCGGCTGGCCAAGGGCTCATATGTGGAAAAGGCGCGAGATTACGGTTTGATATTCAAGGCAAAAGACAACTCGGCCGACCGGCTGGCTCCAGGTACTTTTGACGTGCCACAACAAGAACTCGATGCACAACCTTTGTCGGAGAGCCCAAATTCCTCGGAAACCGGGCTGCCACCGGGATTCATCGTGAAATAA